The window AATGATGCAACTAGCCCAgaattgatttgttttattcaaaaatgttgaatctaattggttttaattattattaaatatagcacTGATTTATTTctacaattaataaatcataaaaaaatgtttagatttagaaaaaattataataaaataactacctaatacTTGAATATGTTTTTGATGTTAGGTATGCATTTTTGTCAAGCTGTAGCAATAATTCAGTCTCAAGTTGGCATTATAAAAGGAGTTCAAGTTTTGTATAGTGATAAGGTAGATACctaatttctattaattttataattcaacttttctaatatattcttaaaattatatagaaccCTTTAGATATTGATCTCATACTAGACCTTCCTCAGGATGGTATTCGATTTATATTTCATCCTGTATTTCAACGTTTAAAGGTAAACTAATCTATAATttcttgataatataatactctaGCCAACTTTTAATTACAACTTTTTTAGATGATTGAAATTGTTaacctgaaaaatattaaactgaaaTATTGGCAAGTATTCAACAGCAttcatagttataaatatttttgttcaaattatatgaacttaaataaattcccttttattatttttataattttaatttgtatatagtgGTATGGTGTTCAATTCTCCAGAGGTAATGCCCACCATCCAACAAGTGGAACATACATTTGGTGCTACTCATCCTGGTGTTTTTGATGctgaaaaacaaacatttacatTAAACTTTCGAGgaatttcattttgttttaatgtggACTCTAAATTtcaggtataatttatatttttacaaacaattatagtataattaacattgttattatatttttaaggctGGTAGTGCTCAGTGTGGGCTTGGATCTTTGCAGTTTGCTAGTGGAACATCCCCAAATGTCAGTCGTGTTATTATATTCTCTGGGAGTCCACTTCCTGGTCAAGATATTCTAAATATTCCATCACATCCTTTGTCTTGCTACAAAGGGTTAACTTATTTAGAACGATTAGAGGTTCAAAGAGATCTTAAAAATACCAAAGGATTTATGATACAATTATACTTGGAAGGCTCTGGTAATGTTAAATAAGATTATTGATTTGAAtagtcattaatttaaaatcaactaaTTAATATAGGTTCAAATCGTGGTCGTAAAGTCACTTATAATCGTGAAATTAATTTTGGAATGTCGTGTCAAGATGTTACTTCTATGTTAGGCACCCCTTCgcagattttttataaatctgaggacaaaatgaaaatacattcaCCAAATGTTCATAGACACATATCTGTTCCCAGAAGATCGGattactttttcaattattttacctTGGGTTTTGTTAGTatctattttgtataatatttttaattaaaaagattaatttaatatttataaaaattatttacaggaTATTCTTTTTGATGCCAAAACACAcaagattaaaaaatttatagtgcataccaattttcctggtcattataatttcaatatgtaagtatttaaaatttaaaatattttagtggtGATTTAACTAATGGTGGTTTTTACTAGTTATCATAGATGTGAATTCAACATTGCTTTAACTtcagaaaaatcaaaatttaatttgtccaatgactgtaaaaaatatgataaaaaatcaaaaccaatTACAGTGAATACATTTACCAAATGGGACGAGATATCTGAAAAACTAAAACATAGTGAAAGGCCTGTTGTGTTAAATCGTGGATCATCTGAGAACTCTACAAATCCATTTGGATCAACATTTTGCTACGGTTACCAAGATATGGTGTTTGAAGTTATGCAAAATCAGCATATTGcttctataacattttataagagtGACATTGAAGATGATGTATGACGAAAATTAGTCGCCACATCCTACCCAGTGGccttaatgtgtttttataacCAATCAGTCTCTTACCATGACTAAcagtatttgaaaattcaaaaaaattaatgcgtACCCAATCAGTgtgcaaaaaaaaacttattaaatttaaatataatatattatgtatatatgtgtacacGATATGTAATCGTATGTGGAATATTTAGTTTGAgactaaaacatataatttgaaTGGTCCTATACAACAAGTTTTAAGTATGAAgtaaagtttcattaaaaataaaatgttaaggttttccaaatattttggggaaaaaaaaaattgtgttcaaatagttattaatttaaaatataattttatgtatatatagcaatatatttttcttgctataaatgtttgtttaaagttttcttaatattatattaatttatatgtgtaaGCACATCATTAATTGTTGtacagttaatttaattaactaaaattatatttatttatttacatagaaacttgacaattttaattaccactgtctaatttatttagttaataattattttattttgatatttattaatttagccAAAACTActtaagtaggtaatttaacataaattttaaaaagtgcgAAGTATgatctcaaaaaaaataatgtcacataaaaatattttttattagtaagtGCAAGTTCCACggtttttttcattcaa is drawn from Acyrthosiphon pisum isolate AL4f unplaced genomic scaffold, pea_aphid_22Mar2018_4r6ur Scaffold_485;HRSCAF=926, whole genome shotgun sequence and contains these coding sequences:
- the LOC100575674 gene encoding UPF0183 protein CG7083; translation: MLTLDVVPERSLGCEQWEFVLGMHFCQAVAIIQSQVGIIKGVQVLYSDKNPLDIDLILDLPQDGIRFIFHPVFQRLKMIEIVNLKNIKLKYCGMVFNSPEVMPTIQQVEHTFGATHPGVFDAEKQTFTLNFRGISFCFNVDSKFQAGSAQCGLGSLQFASGTSPNVSRVIIFSGSPLPGQDILNIPSHPLSCYKGLTYLERLEVQRDLKNTKGFMIQLYLEGSGSNRGRKVTYNREINFGMSCQDVTSMLGTPSQIFYKSEDKMKIHSPNVHRHISVPRRSDYFFNYFTLGFDILFDAKTHKIKKFIVHTNFPGHYNFNIYHRCEFNIALTSEKSKFNLSNDCKKYDKKSKPITVNTFTKWDEISEKLKHSERPVVLNRGSSENSTNPFGSTFCYGYQDMVFEVMQNQHIASITFYKSDIEDDV